The following are encoded in a window of Maylandia zebra isolate NMK-2024a linkage group LG5, Mzebra_GT3a, whole genome shotgun sequence genomic DNA:
- the mrpl20 gene encoding large ribosomal subunit protein bL20m, giving the protein MVFLTLSCWIRSRGPDRYWKVQEVLKHARHFRGRKNRCYSLAVLAVRRAFVYATKARKLKKRNMRTLWISRIAAATREHGMKYPALMHNLTKSSVQLNRRVISDLAVTEPRSFLSLAKLARARQQEGFRAALGDGKEPSGVLSRVVMLQ; this is encoded by the exons ATGGTGTTTTTGACGCTGTCTTGTTGGATCAGAAGCCGAGGACCCGACAGATACTGGAAGGTCCAGGAGGTCCTCAAGCATGCACGG CACTTCAGAGGCAGGAAGAACCGCTGCTACAGCCTGGCCGTGCTGGCTGTCAGGAGGGCGTTCGTGTACGCCACCAAAGCTCGGAAACTTAAGAAGCGCAACATGAGGACG CTCTGGATCTCACGGATTGCTGCAGCAACACGAGAGCACGGCATGAAATATCCCGCCCTCATGCACAATCTGACTAAG AGCAGCGTCCAGCTCAACCGTCGCGTCATCAGTGATCTGGCCGTTACAGAGCCTCGGTCGTTCCTCTCACTTGCAAAACTGGCAAGGGCTCGGCAACAAGAAGGCTTCAGGGCAGCACTGGGTGATGGCAAAGAGCCTTCTGGTGTGCTCTCCCGTGTAGTTATGCTGCAGTAA
- the sdhb gene encoding succinate dehydrogenase [ubiquinone] iron-sulfur subunit, mitochondrial → MSVASFTSLTRCGVLAFRSPAGLLAVRYAQTAAAPAGQPRVKKFQVYRWDPETPGDKPRMQTYEIDLNTCGPMVLDVLIKIKNEIDPTLTFRRSCREGICGSCAMNINGGNTLACLNKIDSSLSKPTKIYPLPHMYVVKDLVPDMSNFYAQYKSIEPYLKKKDESKEGKEQYLQSVEDREKLDGLYECILCACCSTSCPSYWWNGDKYLGPAVLMQAYRWMIDSRDEYTEERLSKLQDPFSLYRCHTIMNCTKTCPKGLNPGKAIAEIKKMMATYKKKTAAAV, encoded by the exons ATGTCGGTCGCCAGTTTTACGTCCTTGACTCGGTGCGGTGTTTTGGCATTCCGCTCTCCCGCAGGACTCTTG GCGGTACGGTATgcacagacagcagcagctccagcagGGCAGCCCAGGGTAAAGAAGTTCCAGGTGTACAGATGGGATCCAGAAACTCCAGGGGACAAACCCCGAATGCAGACCTATGAGATTGACCTCAACAC CTGTGGCCCAATGGTTCTCGATGTGCTCATTAAGATCAAGAATGAGATTGACCCCACTCTGACATTTCGTCGCTCCTGCAGAGAAG GTATTTGTGGGTCCTGTGCGATGAACATCAATGGAGGAAACACACTCGCCTGCCTCAACAAGATCGACTCCAGCCTCAGCAAGCCGACTAAGATTTACCCTCTGCCACACATGTACGTCGTCAAGGACCTGGTACCT GACATGAGTAACTTCTACGCCCAGTACAAGTCCATCGAACCCTACCTGAAGAAGAAGGATGAGTCCAAGGAAGGGAAGGAACAGTACCTGCAGTCTGTGGAGGACCGGGAGAAGCTG GACGGGCTGTATGAGTGTATTCTGTGCGCCTGTTGCAGCACCAGCTGCCCAAGTTACTGGTGGAACGGAGACAAATACCTCGGGCCTGCTGTGCTCATGCAG GCGTACCGCTGGATGATTGACTCACGAGACGAGTACACAGAAGAACGGTTGTCCAAGCTGCAGGATCCTTTCTCGCTCTACCGTTGCCACACCATCATGAACTGCACCAAGACCTGTCCCAAG GGCCTGAACCCAGGAAAAGCTATCGCTGAGATCAAGAAGATGATGGCCACATACAAGAAGAAGACAGCAGCTGCTGTCTGA
- the mfap2 gene encoding microfibrillar-associated protein 2 gives MRVLLLLCMPVVLFSQPQYQDPYIFNEFQEYEYTTDPPRGGYQQQVQLNPVIRPGKSDPEFLTEPTEPGPLDCREEQYLCTRLYSVHKPCKQCLNSLCFYSLRRVYVVNKEVCMRTVCAHEELLRADLCRDQFSRCGVAALSGQCASLGGSCGKSCGSC, from the exons ATGAGAGTCCTCCTGCTACTCTGCATGCCAG TTGTGCTGTTCAGCCAGCCCCAGTACCAGGATCCATATATCTTTAACG AATTCCAAGAGTATGAGTACACCACAG ACCCTCCTCGTGGAGGCTATCAGCAGCAGGTTCAGCTCAACCCCGTGATCCGTCCTGGAAAATCAG ATCCCGAATTCCTGACAGAGCCCACGGAGCCTGGACCTCTCG ATTGCAGAGAGGAGCAGTACCTCTGCACCCGACTCTACTCAGTTCACAAGCCATGCAAGCAGTGTCTCAACAGCCTCTGTTTCTACAG tttGCGGCGGGTGTACGTCGTCAACAAGGAGGTCTGCATGAGGACTGTGTGCGCACACGAGGAGCTGCTCAGAG cGGACCTGTGTCGCGATCAGTTTTCTCGCTGTGGAGTGGCGGCGCTGAGTGGCCAGTGTGCATCATTAGGAGGAAGCTGTGGGAAGAGCTGCGGAAGCTGCTGA